The DNA region TCGACAAGAACACCAAGCCTTCTGGTGAGCAAGTTTCCATCGGTGCTACCTTCCCTGTTGAgcaaccagctgctgatACCGAGCCAAGAGCTGTTGTTGTGCCTGAGCAGACCGCATTCAGAACTTTGAGACTGGCTAGATCCGAGAAGAAATACAAGGGTATCAAAGAGAAGAGAGCCAAGGACAAGGCCGAGGCTGAGGctgagaagaagaaataggTTAATTGAAGAAGTATCGTATTATATTGTAATTCGCGTAAACTACCAGATTTTCCATACAATTTTTACTCTCTGTTCAACACTAGTCAGTTTATTATCTATACTTAGTCAAACAAACCGAATCCcatgtcgtcgtcttcctcctcctcagcagcagaggcctccttctcctcctcagcagcagcgtcagcggcaccaccagcagcggcacctggagcagcagcagcagcaggagcgGCGCTGATGTTGAAGTTGGTCAAGAGAGACTTCAAGTCCTGGCCATCCAAAGCCTTAGCGTAGATGGAAGCCCAGAtgttgtcgatctcgatgTTGGCACCAGAGGTCAATTTCAAAAGGTTTTCAGGGTTGATTTCGACATCCGAGTCAGCAAGGATGATGGCAGCGTATGAAAGGGCAGATTCGGTGGACATCTTGGTTGGAATAATCGATTTAAGCACTGAGGGCAGACTATTTccttggtgaaaaaaaatgcaaatATTTTTCCTATAATATACCGGGTCACGTGATCGACATTTTAACCCTCGTGCCCTAAtctattttattttggTAGCTGCTATATAGATGGATATCACAGAAGGGCAAGCACGAGCGGTAGTAGGCCGAGAACACTTGATCTCAAGCCGCTTCCGGCATCGCTTGCCACAGACACCGTCACAGATGTAGATCTGTGTGCTGTCGTTGTCCGGGTCTCCAGCAAGGACTGTAAGGTACTGGAAGTAGCAGCTGCATCCGTGGAATTTGCCGGCTGCGAGCTCAGGGCAGTGCACGTGTTTTCATGGGTGAGAGCCGGCAGCTTCACGTGGAACACGAGAGCTTGATTGTCTAGATTGGCCCCGGATGAGTCAGAATACGGAAACGTTCCAAAGTTCATGAAACCGTTCTGCGTGATAAAATCGTCGTCGGAAACTGTTAGTAGGAAATATTCGTCCGTAGTGCACTCCACTGGAATGAGGGTGATTCCTTCCCActtctcgttcagcagcatgGGGTCGTCCTTGCCGCCGTTGTGCAGTCCAAACTTGCTCAGTTCAGTCTGATTGTTGTAATCAAGGAATGAATAGTAGGTAGCAGTTGTGATTCCATCTTCCAGCTTGCCTTTCTTTGACGCGACCTTTTCACCCATCTGGTCGTACCTGCCGGCAATATTGGTTGCGTTGGCAATGGAGTACAGGTCAGCATGTCTGTAGATTGACGTGGTGTTGTCCTGtgctcttcctcgtccgCTATCTCTAGCCAGAACCATAAATAGTTCGTCGCTTAGGTAAACGAGCTCGGACTGCGCAGCAACGCGAGGATTCTTTGcggcttctttttcagGGTCCTCGTAGGTGGGCAGTCGGAGCACGTACTCCGCCTCCAGCAGTGGGGACGAGCCAGAAACGTTGTACTTGACCATGCGCACATACGCGTTCGTGTACTTCTCGGAGCCACCCTCTTGGATCGCAGCAGACTGGAGCAAGGCGTACACGTGCTTTCCGTCAGGTGACAAGGCAGCCCC from Ogataea parapolymorpha DL-1 chromosome V, whole genome shotgun sequence includes:
- a CDS encoding 60S acidic ribosomal protein P1-alpha → MSTESALSYAAIILADSDVEINPENLLKLTSGANIEIDNIWASIYAKALDGQDLKSLLTNFNISAAPAAAAAPGAAAGGAADAAAEEEKEASAAEEEEDDDMGFGLFD
- a CDS encoding putative secreted protein, which gives rise to MKLPFFAACLSLISASFAANSVFIDNDEYINYGLSGYGFVPGDAVDKYKDTISFGSSISLHKPSLSVSNGVYSFVTYNLPDRGWNTKGTLNYAPRIHKYGVTFTPKNNSYSANLVWDYQDTILLKDFDGQLMTGLDCNTTLYQNGHTLPATQFVGDGFGGGLNTSSTTTRVCLDPEALRIVKNDISNGFWITDEYGPGIFKFDSNGTLVDYTLPPDAIVPFRNGSVSFSANSPPLYENYDLGDPDSGRANNQGFEGAALSPDGKHVYALLQSAAIQEGGSEKYTNAYVRMVKYNVSGSSPLLEAEYVLRLPTYEDPEKEAAKNPRVAAQSELVYLSDELFMVLARDSGRGRAQDNTTSIYRHADLYSIANATNIAGRYDQMGEKVASKKGKLEDGITTATYYSFLDYNNQTELSKFGLHNGGKDDPMLLNEKWEGITLIPVECTTDEYFLLTVSDDDFITQNGFMNFGTFPYSDSSGANLDNQALVFHVKLPALTHENTCTALSSQPANSTDAAATSSTLQSLLETRTTTAHRSTSVTVSVASDAGSGLRSSVLGLLPLVLALL